In a genomic window of Bubalus bubalis isolate 160015118507 breed Murrah chromosome 17, NDDB_SH_1, whole genome shotgun sequence:
- the HNF1A gene encoding hepatocyte nuclear factor 1-alpha isoform X1: MVSKLSQLQTELLAALLESGLSKEALIQALGEPGPYLLAGDGPLDKGESCSSGGGRGELAELPNGLGETRGSEDETDDDGDDFTPPILKELESLSPEEAAHQKAVVETLLQEDPWRVAKMVKSYLQQHNIPQREVVDTTGLNQSHLSQHLNKGTPMKTQKRAALYTWYVRKQREVAQQFTHAGQGGLIEEPAGDELPTKKGRRNRFKWGPASQQILFQAYERQKNPSKEEREALVEECNRAECIQRGVSPSQAQGLGSNLVTEVRVYNWFANRRKEEAFRHKLAMDTYSGPPPGPGPSPVLPAHSSPGLPPPALSPSKVHGVRYGQPATSEGAEVPSSSGGPLVTVSAPLHQVSPTGLEPSHSLLSTEAKLVSATGGPLPPVSTLTALHSLEQTSPGLSQQPQNLIMASLPGVMAIGPGEPASLGPTFTNTGASTLVIGLASTQAQSVPVINSMGSSLTTLQPVQFSQPLHPSYQQPLMPSVQSHVAQSPFMATMAQLQSPHALYSHKPEVAQYTHTGLLPQTMLITDTTNLSALASLTPTKQVFTSDAEASSESGLHTPVSQAATIHIPGQDPAGIQQLQPSHRLSASPTVSSSSLVLYQSSDSTNGHSHLLPSNHSVIETFISTQMASSSQ, translated from the exons ATGGTTTCTAAACTGAGCCAGCTGCAGACGGAGCTCCTGGCGGCCCTGCTCGAGTCAGGCCTGAGCAAAGAGGCGCTGATCCAGGCGCTGGGTGAGCCGGGTCCCTACCTGCTGGCTGGAGATGGCCCCCTGGACAAGGGGGAGTCCTGCAGCAGTGGCGGCGGCCGAGGGGAGCTGGCCGAGCTGCCCAATGGGCTGGGGGAGACCAGGGGCTCAGAGGACGAGACGGACGACGATGGGGACGACTTCACGCCGCCCATCCTCAAGGAGCTGGAGAGCCTCAGCCCAGAAGAGGCGGCTCACCAGAAGGCCGTGGTGGAGACCCTGCTGCA GGAGGACCCGTGGCGCGTGGCCAAGATGGTCAAGTCCTACCTGCAGCAGCACAACATCCCGCAGCGGGAGGTGGTCGACACCACCGGCCTCAACCAGTCCCACCTGTCCCAGCACCTCAACAAGGGCACGCCCATGAAGACGCAGAAGCGAGCCGCCCTGTACACCTGGTACGTCCGCAAGCAGCGAGAGGTGGCCCAGC AGTTCACCCACGCAGGCCAGGGTGGGCTGATTGAAGAGCCTGCGGGAGATGAGCTGCCGACCAAGAAGGGGCGCAGAAACCGATTCAAATGGGGCCCAGCCTCCCAGCAGATCCTGTTCCAGGCCTATGAGAGGCAGAAGAACCCCAGCAAGGAGGAGCGGGAGGCGCTGGTGGAGGAGTGCAACAG GGCGGAGTGCATCCAGAGGGGGGTGTCACCGTCGCAGGCCCAGGGACTGGGCTCCAACCTCGTCACAGAGGTGCGTGTCTACAACTGGTTTGCCAATCGCCGCAAGGAAGAAGCCTTTCGGCACAAGCTGGCCATGGACACGTACAGCGGGCCGCCACCGGGGCCAGGTCCCAGCCCTGTGCTGCCTGCCCACAGCTCCCCTGGTCTGCCCCCGCCTGCCCTTTCCCCCAGTAAGGTCCACG GTGTGCGCTATGGACAGCCTGCCACCAGTGAGGGGGCGGAAGTGCCCTCAAGCAGTGGCGGTCCCTTGGTGACTGTGTCTGCACCCCTGCATCAAGTGTCTCCCACCGGCCTGGAGCCCAGTCACAGTCTGCTGAGCACAGAGGCCAAGCTG GTCTCAGCCACTGggggccccctgcccccagtcagCACCCTGACAGCACTGCACAGCTTGGAGCAGACATCTCCAGGCCTCAGCCAGCAGCCCCAGAACCTCATCATGGCCTCGCTTCCCGGGGTCATGGCCATTGGGCCTGGAGAGCCTGCCTCCCTGGGCCCCACGTTCACCAACACAGGAGCCTCCACACTGGTCATTG GCCTGGCCTCCACGCAGGCACAGAGTGTGCCGGTCATCAACAGCATGGGCAGCAGCCTGACCACCCTGCAGCCCGTCCAGTTCTCGCAGCCGCTGCACCCTTCCTATCAGCAGCCACTCATGCCCTCTGTGCAAAGCCACGTGGCCCAGAGCCCCTTCATGGCCACCATGGCCCAGCTGCAGAGCCCCCACG CCCTCTACAGTCACAAGCCTGAGGTGGCCCAGTACACCCACACGGGCCTGCTTCCACAGACCATGCTCATCACCGACACCACCAACTTGAGCGCCCTGGCTAGCCTCACGCCTACCAAGCAG GTCTTCACCTCAGATGCTGAGGCCTCCAGCGAGTCCGGGCTTCACACGCCGGTGTCTCAGGCCGCCACCATCCACATCCCTGGCCAGGACCCTGCTGGCATCCAGCAGCTGCAGCCCAGCCATCGGCTCAGCGCCAGCCCCACCG TATCCTCCAGCAGCCTGGTGTTGTACCAGAGCTCCGACTCCACCAATGGCCACAGCCACCTGCTGCCATCCAACCACAGTGTCATCGAGACCTTCATCTCCACGCAGATGGCCTCTTCTTCCCAGTAA
- the HNF1A gene encoding hepatocyte nuclear factor 1-alpha isoform X2 has translation MGSPAPESDKHVCHGAQGWTLSCPSLPGLTGIWEDPWRVAKMVKSYLQQHNIPQREVVDTTGLNQSHLSQHLNKGTPMKTQKRAALYTWYVRKQREVAQQFTHAGQGGLIEEPAGDELPTKKGRRNRFKWGPASQQILFQAYERQKNPSKEEREALVEECNRAECIQRGVSPSQAQGLGSNLVTEVRVYNWFANRRKEEAFRHKLAMDTYSGPPPGPGPSPVLPAHSSPGLPPPALSPSKVHGVRYGQPATSEGAEVPSSSGGPLVTVSAPLHQVSPTGLEPSHSLLSTEAKLVSATGGPLPPVSTLTALHSLEQTSPGLSQQPQNLIMASLPGVMAIGPGEPASLGPTFTNTGASTLVIGLASTQAQSVPVINSMGSSLTTLQPVQFSQPLHPSYQQPLMPSVQSHVAQSPFMATMAQLQSPHALYSHKPEVAQYTHTGLLPQTMLITDTTNLSALASLTPTKQVFTSDAEASSESGLHTPVSQAATIHIPGQDPAGIQQLQPSHRLSASPTVSSSSLVLYQSSDSTNGHSHLLPSNHSVIETFISTQMASSSQ, from the exons atGGGCAGCCCAGCCCCGGAATCAGATAAACATGTTTGCCATGGAGCACAAGGCTGGACTTTGTCCTGCCCTTCCCTCCCAGGACTGACTGGCATCTG GGAGGACCCGTGGCGCGTGGCCAAGATGGTCAAGTCCTACCTGCAGCAGCACAACATCCCGCAGCGGGAGGTGGTCGACACCACCGGCCTCAACCAGTCCCACCTGTCCCAGCACCTCAACAAGGGCACGCCCATGAAGACGCAGAAGCGAGCCGCCCTGTACACCTGGTACGTCCGCAAGCAGCGAGAGGTGGCCCAGC AGTTCACCCACGCAGGCCAGGGTGGGCTGATTGAAGAGCCTGCGGGAGATGAGCTGCCGACCAAGAAGGGGCGCAGAAACCGATTCAAATGGGGCCCAGCCTCCCAGCAGATCCTGTTCCAGGCCTATGAGAGGCAGAAGAACCCCAGCAAGGAGGAGCGGGAGGCGCTGGTGGAGGAGTGCAACAG GGCGGAGTGCATCCAGAGGGGGGTGTCACCGTCGCAGGCCCAGGGACTGGGCTCCAACCTCGTCACAGAGGTGCGTGTCTACAACTGGTTTGCCAATCGCCGCAAGGAAGAAGCCTTTCGGCACAAGCTGGCCATGGACACGTACAGCGGGCCGCCACCGGGGCCAGGTCCCAGCCCTGTGCTGCCTGCCCACAGCTCCCCTGGTCTGCCCCCGCCTGCCCTTTCCCCCAGTAAGGTCCACG GTGTGCGCTATGGACAGCCTGCCACCAGTGAGGGGGCGGAAGTGCCCTCAAGCAGTGGCGGTCCCTTGGTGACTGTGTCTGCACCCCTGCATCAAGTGTCTCCCACCGGCCTGGAGCCCAGTCACAGTCTGCTGAGCACAGAGGCCAAGCTG GTCTCAGCCACTGggggccccctgcccccagtcagCACCCTGACAGCACTGCACAGCTTGGAGCAGACATCTCCAGGCCTCAGCCAGCAGCCCCAGAACCTCATCATGGCCTCGCTTCCCGGGGTCATGGCCATTGGGCCTGGAGAGCCTGCCTCCCTGGGCCCCACGTTCACCAACACAGGAGCCTCCACACTGGTCATTG GCCTGGCCTCCACGCAGGCACAGAGTGTGCCGGTCATCAACAGCATGGGCAGCAGCCTGACCACCCTGCAGCCCGTCCAGTTCTCGCAGCCGCTGCACCCTTCCTATCAGCAGCCACTCATGCCCTCTGTGCAAAGCCACGTGGCCCAGAGCCCCTTCATGGCCACCATGGCCCAGCTGCAGAGCCCCCACG CCCTCTACAGTCACAAGCCTGAGGTGGCCCAGTACACCCACACGGGCCTGCTTCCACAGACCATGCTCATCACCGACACCACCAACTTGAGCGCCCTGGCTAGCCTCACGCCTACCAAGCAG GTCTTCACCTCAGATGCTGAGGCCTCCAGCGAGTCCGGGCTTCACACGCCGGTGTCTCAGGCCGCCACCATCCACATCCCTGGCCAGGACCCTGCTGGCATCCAGCAGCTGCAGCCCAGCCATCGGCTCAGCGCCAGCCCCACCG TATCCTCCAGCAGCCTGGTGTTGTACCAGAGCTCCGACTCCACCAATGGCCACAGCCACCTGCTGCCATCCAACCACAGTGTCATCGAGACCTTCATCTCCACGCAGATGGCCTCTTCTTCCCAGTAA